TAGGCGAGGGAGCTGACCGTGCGGTCGATGTCGTCCGAGCCTTCCAGGAGTTCTCCGATGGCGTCCCACTTCCCATGGATGAGCGCGCCGCGGGCCGTTTCCGGCATTTCCACGGAGATCGATTGATCGCCAAAGTGGACGCGTTTGTGGGTGACGTCGATCGTGATGGGCGTTTCGGGATCGATCTCGATTTCAGCCCGAATTTGGGCGATTTGCTCGGCGCTCGCGATGACGCAAGGAATCCCCAGGGTGGTGCAGTTTCCAAAGAAGATTTCGGCGAAGCTCTCGGCGATGAGCGCGCGGAAGCCGTAGCGGTAGAGCGCCTGCGGGGCGTGTTCCCGAGAGGAGCCGCAGCCAAAATTGATGCCGGCCAGGAGGATGGAGGCTTCGGCGTGCCGAGGCTCGTTGAGCGGATGGGCCTTGTCCGTGCCGTCTCCGGTTTTGCGGACATCATAGAAGAGGTATTCGCCCAGCCCATCGAAGGTGACACACTTCATGAAGCGCGCTGGGATGATGCGGTCGGTGTCGATGTCCGATCCGGGGATGAAGACCCCGGTGCCGGAGACTTGGGTGATGCGTTCGAGGGCCATGAGTGCCGGAGGGAAGAAGTCTTAAGGCAGGCGG
This region of Verrucomicrobiota bacterium genomic DNA includes:
- the leuD gene encoding 3-isopropylmalate dehydratase small subunit, producing the protein MALERITQVSGTGVFIPGSDIDTDRIIPARFMKCVTFDGLGEYLFYDVRKTGDGTDKAHPLNEPRHAEASILLAGINFGCGSSREHAPQALYRYGFRALIAESFAEIFFGNCTTLGIPCVIASAEQIAQIRAEIEIDPETPITIDVTHKRVHFGDQSISVEMPETARGALIHGKWDAIGELLEGSDDIDRTVSSLAYVQV